A window of the Polaribacter batillariae genome harbors these coding sequences:
- a CDS encoding glycoside hydrolase family 125 protein codes for MKRRNFISNTSLLLAGTTLLPQNIFTTQKEFISLRPKLADRKFVSKAVENVITEVKSEIKDKELAWLFENCFPNTLDTTIDFEIIDGKPDTFVITGDIDAMWLRDSTAQVWPYMPLIKKDKKLKELIKGLINRQVKCVLLDPYANAFFKDKTRISHWKSDITQMLPGVHERKWEIDSLCYVVRLANEYYQITKDTSIFDANWDKAMRSIVKTFKTEQRKNNQSEYVFSRETTSVIDAPPFNGTGRPVKPNGLICSMFRPSDDATMYPYLIPSNIFAVVSLRQLHDIYSTAFNDKKFANACKKLADEVESAIQKYAVTEHLDFGKIYAYEVDGFGNKLFMDDANVPSLMSLAYLGAHKNTDAIYKRTRKFLLSDNNPYFLKGALAEGQASPHTGKNKIWPMGIILRAMTSTNDAEIKKCLKMLKATHAGKGFMHEGFDKDNPNNYSRDWFAWANTLFGELILKIYNEKRSLLAKEY; via the coding sequence ATGAAACGTAGAAATTTTATATCAAACACTTCTCTACTATTAGCAGGAACCACCTTATTGCCACAAAACATCTTTACAACTCAAAAAGAATTCATAAGTCTGCGACCAAAATTAGCAGACAGAAAATTTGTAAGTAAAGCCGTAGAAAACGTAATTACAGAAGTAAAATCTGAGATAAAAGATAAAGAATTAGCATGGCTTTTTGAAAACTGTTTTCCCAATACTTTAGACACGACCATAGATTTTGAAATTATTGATGGCAAACCAGATACATTTGTTATCACAGGAGATATAGATGCAATGTGGTTGCGAGATTCAACAGCCCAAGTTTGGCCTTATATGCCATTAATCAAAAAAGATAAAAAGTTAAAAGAACTAATTAAAGGTTTAATAAACAGGCAAGTAAAATGTGTGTTGTTAGACCCTTACGCAAATGCTTTTTTTAAAGATAAAACGAGAATATCTCACTGGAAATCAGATATTACACAAATGCTTCCTGGAGTTCACGAACGCAAGTGGGAAATAGATTCTTTATGTTATGTAGTGCGTTTGGCAAACGAATATTATCAAATTACAAAAGACACAAGTATTTTCGATGCAAATTGGGATAAAGCAATGAGGTCGATTGTAAAAACTTTTAAGACCGAACAGCGAAAAAACAATCAATCGGAATATGTATTTAGCAGAGAAACCACCTCTGTAATAGATGCTCCACCTTTTAATGGAACAGGAAGACCAGTAAAACCAAATGGGTTAATTTGTTCTATGTTTCGACCTTCGGATGATGCTACAATGTATCCTTATTTAATTCCGTCTAATATTTTTGCAGTTGTATCTTTAAGGCAATTACACGATATTTATAGCACTGCTTTTAATGATAAAAAATTTGCAAATGCGTGTAAAAAATTAGCAGATGAAGTAGAGAGTGCTATCCAAAAATATGCAGTAACAGAGCATTTAGATTTTGGAAAAATATACGCGTACGAAGTAGATGGTTTTGGCAATAAATTATTTATGGACGATGCCAATGTGCCTTCGTTAATGTCTTTGGCGTACTTAGGAGCTCATAAAAATACAGATGCGATTTACAAAAGAACAAGAAAGTTTTTGTTAAGCGATAACAATCCGTATTTCTTAAAAGGCGCTTTGGCAGAAGGACAAGCGAGTCCGCATACAGGTAAAAACAAAATTTGGCCTATGGGTATTATTTTAAGAGCGATGACAAGTACAAATGATGCAGAAATAAAGAAATGCCTAAAAATGCTAAAAGCTACGCATGCAGGAAAAGGGTTTATGCACGAAGGTTTCGATAAAGATAATCCAAATAATTATTCCAGAGATTGGTTTGCTTGGGCAAATACCTTATTTGGCGAACTTATTTTAAAGATTTATAACGAGAAAAGAAGTTTGTTGGCTAAAGAATATTAG
- a CDS encoding helix-turn-helix domain-containing protein has product MAKKLGIGPTTIGNWIKGYETGGLSNLLDSSGR; this is encoded by the coding sequence ATCGCAAAGAAGCTTGGCATAGGTCCAACCACCATAGGCAATTGGATTAAAGGCTATGAAACAGGAGGTCTTTCAAATTTATTAGATAGTTCAGGTAGATAA
- a CDS encoding Fic family protein: protein MRKYAELDVLKDHLNEYRKNEHQKVTKALEIEYTYESNKIEGNTLTLQETALVIEKGLTVGGKTLNEHLEVINHTQAIDYIKELAQTKNTITERDILQIHSLILQGIDKPNAGVYRKVPVIISGAKHKPPQPFLVPKQMEDLMLWYNENKTVLHPVELSAEMHERLATIHPFIDGNGRTSRLLMNLILLQNGYPIAILKGDDKSRLEYYNALEIAQTENNKKVFIELIAKNIKDTIERILSIFE from the coding sequence ATGAGAAAATATGCTGAATTAGATGTTTTAAAAGACCATTTGAATGAATATCGTAAAAACGAACATCAAAAAGTAACAAAGGCTTTAGAGATTGAATATACTTATGAAAGTAACAAAATTGAGGGCAATACTTTAACGCTTCAAGAAACCGCTTTGGTTATTGAAAAAGGTTTGACTGTTGGAGGTAAAACTTTGAATGAACATTTAGAAGTAATTAACCATACTCAAGCAATAGACTATATTAAAGAACTCGCTCAAACCAAAAATACAATTACTGAAAGAGATATTTTACAAATTCATAGTTTAATATTACAAGGAATTGACAAGCCGAATGCTGGAGTTTATAGAAAAGTACCCGTTATAATAAGTGGTGCAAAACACAAACCACCTCAACCCTTTTTAGTTCCAAAACAAATGGAAGATTTAATGCTATGGTACAACGAAAATAAAACGGTATTGCATCCTGTTGAGTTATCTGCTGAAATGCATGAAAGACTGGCTACTATTCATCCTTTTATTGACGGTAATGGTAGAACGTCAAGACTATTAATGAATTTAATTTTGCTTCAAAATGGTTACCCTATTGCTATTCTAAAAGGCGACGACAAAAGTAGATTAGAATATTACAACGCTCTTGAAATAGCACAAACAGAAAACAACAAAAAAGTATTTATTGAATTGATTGCTAAAAATATAAAAGATACTATTGAGCGTATTTTATCAATATTTGAATAG
- a CDS encoding helix-turn-helix domain-containing protein: protein MNVLRLKEVLKEKGISGKGLSEKVGVTQATISNISNGNHFPKPDLLLQIAETLDVDVKDLFNSTKTNKDPKAEMQSIINQLETLKAKL from the coding sequence ATGAATGTTTTAAGATTAAAAGAGGTACTAAAAGAGAAAGGAATTTCAGGCAAAGGGTTATCTGAAAAAGTAGGTGTAACTCAAGCAACAATTTCAAATATCAGTAATGGTAATCATTTCCCAAAACCAGATTTATTATTACAAATTGCAGAAACGTTAGATGTAGATGTAAAAGACTTATTTAATAGTACTAAAACTAACAAAGACCCCAAGGCAGAAATGCAAAGTATTATCAATCAGTTAGAAACTTTAAAGGCTAAATTGTAA
- a CDS encoding DUF2945 domain-containing protein, whose product MIKKGTKVSWEWGRGTAEGKVKETYTKETTKTIKGTEVTRKGEEGNKALYVQQNDGDYVLKLESEVNKVDS is encoded by the coding sequence ATGATTAAAAAAGGAACAAAAGTAAGCTGGGAATGGGGTAGAGGAACAGCAGAAGGTAAAGTAAAAGAAACCTATACAAAAGAAACCACTAAAACCATTAAAGGAACAGAAGTTACTAGAAAAGGAGAAGAAGGAAATAAAGCCTTATATGTTCAACAGAATGATGGTGATTATGTTTTAAAACTCGAAAGTGAAGTAAACAAGGTAGATTCTTAA
- a CDS encoding NAD(P)-dependent oxidoreductase: MKFGIIKERKNPPDRRVVFSPQKLKKIQEKFPEAKLKVESSDIRVFSDEAYKLEGIPVSKNIEDCDVLLGVKEVPIEHLIPNKKYFFFSHTIKKQPYNRALLKAILDKNIELFDHETIVKENGARLIGFGRYAGIVGAYNGFRAMGLKTGNFQLPKATTLYNQQELIEQLQNIKLNNLKILLTGNGKVAYGAKEMLDAMHILQVTVEEYLNNTYQEPVYCLADVLDYNKRTDGKIIDNFDFYNHPEKYESNFMRFAKVTDFFIAGHFYGDGAPYLFTREDAKSADFNIKFVADISCDIDGPVASTIRASTIAEPIYGYNPSTETEVNFKDNNAIVVMAVDNLPCELPKDASEGFGEMFLKNVIPAFFNNDKDGVLERAKITENGKLTARFSYLQDYVDGKE, translated from the coding sequence ATGAAATTTGGTATTATTAAAGAACGCAAAAATCCACCAGATAGAAGAGTTGTATTTTCTCCACAAAAATTAAAAAAAATTCAAGAAAAATTCCCTGAAGCAAAATTAAAAGTAGAAAGTTCAGATATTCGTGTGTTTTCAGACGAAGCATATAAACTAGAAGGAATACCAGTCTCTAAAAATATAGAAGATTGTGATGTACTGTTGGGAGTAAAAGAAGTACCCATTGAACATTTAATTCCGAATAAAAAATATTTTTTCTTTAGTCATACCATAAAAAAACAACCTTATAACAGAGCTTTATTAAAAGCGATTTTAGATAAAAACATCGAATTATTCGACCACGAAACCATTGTAAAAGAAAACGGAGCACGTTTAATTGGTTTCGGGCGTTATGCAGGAATCGTTGGTGCTTACAACGGTTTTAGAGCCATGGGTTTAAAAACAGGTAATTTTCAGTTGCCAAAAGCAACAACTTTATACAACCAGCAAGAATTAATAGAACAGCTTCAAAATATTAAACTTAATAACCTAAAAATATTGTTAACAGGAAATGGTAAAGTAGCTTACGGAGCCAAAGAAATGTTAGATGCAATGCATATTTTACAAGTTACAGTAGAAGAGTATTTAAACAATACTTATCAAGAACCTGTCTATTGTTTGGCAGATGTTTTAGATTATAACAAACGTACAGATGGTAAAATTATAGACAATTTCGATTTTTATAACCATCCAGAAAAATACGAATCTAATTTTATGCGATTCGCAAAAGTAACAGACTTTTTTATAGCTGGGCATTTTTACGGAGATGGCGCACCTTATTTATTTACAAGAGAAGATGCAAAATCTGCAGACTTTAACATTAAATTTGTGGCAGATATTTCTTGCGATATCGATGGTCCAGTCGCTTCTACCATAAGAGCATCTACAATTGCAGAACCAATTTATGGTTATAATCCAAGCACAGAAACCGAAGTAAATTTTAAAGACAATAATGCCATTGTTGTAATGGCTGTAGATAATTTACCTTGCGAATTGCCAAAAGATGCCAGCGAAGGTTTTGGAGAAATGTTTTTAAAAAATGTAATTCCGGCTTTTTTCAATAACGATAAAGATGGGGTTTTAGAACGTGCAAAAATAACAGAAAACGGAAAATTAACAGCACGTTTTTCGTATTTACAAGATTATGTAGATGGGAAAGAATAG
- a CDS encoding DUF3820 family protein: MEENNLQNRQFLLDLAKMKMPFGKYKGTLLIDLPEHYIVWYHSKGFPKGKLGKQMHLVYELKMNGLEGLIRKIK; the protein is encoded by the coding sequence ATGGAAGAGAATAATCTTCAAAACAGGCAATTTTTGTTAGATTTAGCAAAAATGAAAATGCCTTTTGGAAAATACAAAGGCACATTATTAATCGATTTACCAGAACATTACATCGTTTGGTATCATAGTAAAGGTTTTCCGAAAGGAAAGTTGGGGAAACAAATGCATTTGGTTTACGAATTGAAAATGAATGGTTTAGAAGGTTTGATTCGTAAAATTAAGTAA
- a CDS encoding DUF1361 domain-containing protein has protein sequence MKYLKKISNIHFLILFCLFLFIVRVKLTGSLFFGFLLWNLFLAMVPYLISLKIKRLNFEKITKPKLISLLFIWLIFLPNAPYIITDFIHLHHIKSTLVWLDLFIIFAYASTGLCITILSLFDVYKIIKQKWNLKYANYFSYAVTFLCGFGIYLGRFLRLNSWDIFTNPITVLKKSMYSFNDAKTWLVTFGFGTFIYLLFSIWKTQANAHS, from the coding sequence ATGAAGTATCTTAAAAAAATATCCAATATTCACTTTTTAATCTTGTTTTGCTTGTTTCTATTTATAGTTCGAGTAAAACTAACGGGTTCTTTATTTTTTGGCTTCTTACTTTGGAATCTTTTTTTAGCAATGGTTCCTTATCTAATTTCTTTAAAAATTAAAAGGCTAAATTTCGAGAAAATCACTAAGCCCAAATTGATTTCCCTATTGTTTATTTGGTTGATATTCTTACCAAATGCACCTTACATTATTACCGATTTTATTCATTTACATCATATAAAATCGACTTTAGTATGGTTAGATCTTTTTATCATATTCGCATATGCATCAACAGGATTATGTATTACAATACTCTCATTATTTGATGTTTACAAAATAATTAAACAAAAATGGAATTTAAAATACGCAAATTACTTTTCTTATGCAGTTACTTTTTTATGCGGATTTGGTATTTATTTAGGCCGATTTTTACGCTTGAATTCTTGGGATATTTTTACAAACCCAATTACCGTTCTCAAAAAAAGCATGTATAGTTTTAACGATGCCAAAACTTGGTTGGTAACTTTTGGTTTTGGAACGTTTATTTACTTACTTTTTTCCATTTGGAAAACGCAAGCAAACGCTCATTCTTAA
- a CDS encoding DUF2809 domain-containing protein, translated as MKFNKNYFLIFTLLLLSEIVIATYAHGFIRHTFGDFLAVILLYAFVKSFINISANKAAIIVLVISFGIEFLQLTSLQNYYPFEYQKLWKLVLGTSFSVGDLVAYFFGFLTIVIVENNLK; from the coding sequence ATGAAATTTAATAAAAATTACTTTCTAATTTTTACCTTATTGCTCCTATCAGAAATCGTAATTGCCACATATGCTCATGGTTTTATAAGGCATACTTTTGGTGATTTTTTAGCGGTGATACTTCTTTACGCTTTTGTAAAAAGTTTTATAAACATTTCTGCAAATAAGGCAGCTATAATCGTTTTAGTTATTTCTTTTGGAATTGAATTTTTACAACTTACGAGTCTGCAAAATTATTATCCGTTTGAATACCAAAAACTTTGGAAACTGGTCTTAGGAACTTCTTTTAGTGTTGGAGATTTAGTGGCTTATTTCTTTGGATTCTTGACAATAGTTATAGTTGAAAACAACTTAAAATAG
- the creD gene encoding cell envelope integrity protein CreD translates to MDTNNNQQGKFGKWAKTSITARMIIVGILVLVLMIPLSFIESLITERKFRQQEVVGEINQKWGEEVLLYGPILKVPYKVYHTKYVMNTDTKKSEKITSSSTKYAYFFPEKLKINSTINPEEKERGIYKTAVYKSKIDINGSFSTPNFSEKEIKNEDVLWDKIHLVVQTSNLKGAISLFEIKMNKNQYPLTSKNFKTKKKYRSNVINLNELESNNILETDTPKEKEVSFSMTVEMKGSKQIQFIPIGKDTDVNIKSDWKDANFIGEFLPYNSDKIIEDGFDAKWKILDINRPFSQQYFSGIPDLTEFASGVNFLIPVDEYQKSERSAKYGFLVIGLTFLIFFLIQTMSKINIHPFQYLMIGIALTMFYTLLISISEHSSFFKAYIIAGTAVVLLITAYSKSILKTLKFPLFIGISLAALYTFIFVIIQLENYALLVGSIGLFLILAGVMYTSRKIDWENN, encoded by the coding sequence ATGGACACAAACAACAATCAACAAGGAAAATTTGGCAAATGGGCAAAAACATCCATTACTGCAAGAATGATTATCGTAGGAATTTTAGTACTCGTTTTAATGATTCCATTATCATTTATCGAAAGTTTAATTACAGAACGTAAATTTAGGCAACAGGAAGTTGTGGGAGAAATTAACCAAAAATGGGGAGAAGAAGTTTTACTTTATGGTCCTATATTAAAAGTTCCTTATAAAGTTTATCATACAAAATATGTAATGAATACTGACACTAAAAAATCAGAAAAAATTACTTCTTCAAGTACAAAATATGCTTATTTTTTTCCAGAAAAACTAAAAATTAATTCAACAATAAACCCAGAAGAAAAAGAGAGAGGGATTTACAAAACTGCCGTTTATAAAAGTAAAATTGATATAAATGGTAGTTTTTCTACACCAAATTTCTCTGAAAAAGAGATAAAAAATGAAGATGTTTTATGGGATAAAATACATTTGGTGGTTCAAACTTCGAACCTAAAAGGAGCAATTAGTTTGTTCGAAATAAAAATGAATAAAAACCAATATCCTTTAACGTCTAAAAACTTTAAAACCAAGAAAAAATACAGATCAAATGTAATTAACCTAAATGAATTAGAAAGTAATAACATTTTAGAAACGGATACTCCAAAAGAAAAAGAAGTTTCTTTTTCTATGACTGTAGAAATGAAAGGAAGCAAACAAATTCAGTTTATTCCGATTGGAAAAGACACTGATGTAAATATAAAATCCGATTGGAAGGACGCTAATTTTATAGGAGAATTTCTCCCTTATAATTCAGATAAAATTATTGAGGATGGTTTTGATGCAAAATGGAAAATTTTAGATATCAATAGACCTTTTTCTCAACAATATTTTAGTGGAATTCCAGATTTAACTGAATTTGCTTCTGGAGTAAACTTCTTGATTCCTGTTGATGAATATCAAAAAAGTGAACGTTCAGCCAAATACGGATTTTTAGTCATCGGTTTAACTTTCTTAATCTTCTTTCTAATACAAACCATGAGTAAAATAAACATTCACCCATTTCAATATTTAATGATTGGAATTGCACTAACAATGTTTTATACTTTATTAATTTCAATTTCCGAGCATAGTAGTTTTTTTAAAGCTTATATAATTGCAGGAACTGCTGTTGTTTTATTAATTACAGCCTATTCTAAATCAATTTTAAAAACACTAAAATTTCCGCTTTTTATAGGAATTTCTTTAGCAGCTTTATACACCTTTATTTTTGTAATTATTCAGTTAGAAAATTATGCATTATTGGTTGGTAGTATTGGTTTATTCCTGATATTGGCTGGGGTTATGTACACTTCAAGAAAAATCGATTGGGAGAATAATTAA
- a CDS encoding Coq4 family protein has protein sequence MRKKLIYWLFEHSQRMYIKFKNKKPWGITSSQLLKYPEGTFGNELGSFLNKNGFELLPKVERHDAYRLITGYGTNVEDEIALQYLCFGNGKRSLYLFGVVIIGTLILPEFANYYLKSYKLGKKCNPFHHLDYQKLLNHPLEDLREIIFNKQQILQIQ, from the coding sequence ATGAGAAAAAAATTAATTTACTGGTTATTTGAGCATTCACAAAGAATGTATATCAAATTTAAAAACAAAAAACCTTGGGGAATTACCAGTAGCCAGCTACTAAAATATCCAGAGGGAACTTTTGGAAACGAACTTGGCTCCTTTCTTAACAAAAACGGATTCGAATTATTACCAAAAGTAGAAAGACACGATGCATACCGTTTAATTACGGGTTATGGAACAAACGTAGAAGATGAAATTGCCTTACAATATCTATGTTTTGGCAATGGTAAAAGAAGTTTATATCTCTTTGGAGTTGTAATTATTGGCACTCTCATTTTACCAGAATTTGCAAACTATTATTTAAAATCTTACAAATTGGGTAAAAAATGTAACCCATTTCATCATTTAGATTATCAAAAACTTTTAAATCATCCTTTGGAAGATTTAAGAGAAATTATATTCAATAAACAACAAATTTTACAAATACAATAA
- a CDS encoding winged helix-turn-helix domain-containing protein — MKNIILHINKAFDHRIRLGIMSILMVNEYADFNTLKELLGATDGNLASHTKSLEKVDFIKVEKQFIGRKPNTKYYATELGKQEFKKHIEALEKLIKNK, encoded by the coding sequence TTGAAAAACATCATCTTACATATAAACAAGGCTTTCGACCATAGAATTAGATTGGGAATTATGTCTATTTTAATGGTAAACGAATATGCCGATTTTAACACACTTAAAGAGCTATTAGGCGCTACAGATGGGAATTTGGCTAGCCATACAAAATCACTCGAAAAAGTAGATTTTATAAAAGTAGAAAAGCAATTTATTGGCAGAAAACCAAACACAAAATATTATGCTACAGAATTAGGAAAACAAGAATTTAAAAAGCATATAGAAGCACTCGAAAAATTAATTAAAAACAAATAA
- a CDS encoding DUF1801 domain-containing protein, producing MKPAEEYILKQPEPYKSILSHLQILIESSFPNANLQFKWKIPFYYLDDKPFCYLNPSKKKGYVDVAFWVSAHLTKYNELLISENRKVVKSLRYKSIDDINEEVLLTVLEEAHQLKDKGFYKRS from the coding sequence ATGAAACCAGCAGAAGAATATATTTTAAAACAACCAGAACCTTACAAATCTATTTTGTCGCATTTACAAATACTAATAGAAAGTAGTTTTCCAAATGCAAATTTACAGTTTAAATGGAAAATACCTTTTTATTATTTAGATGATAAACCTTTTTGTTATTTAAATCCATCTAAGAAAAAAGGGTACGTAGATGTAGCTTTTTGGGTGTCTGCACATTTAACAAAATATAATGAGTTGCTAATTTCAGAAAACAGAAAAGTTGTAAAATCGTTACGTTATAAAAGTATTGATGATATTAATGAAGAGGTTTTATTAACAGTTTTAGAAGAAGCACATCAATTAAAAGACAAAGGGTTTTACAAAAGAAGTTGA